TCTATAGCCATTAGCCAAGCTTGCAGACAAATCATCATAATGTACATTAGCAGTAAACCAGTAACGTTAACACTAGCATCACCacaatgctaacgttagcttataCGCTCAACCCAGAGACAACGAGGAAGTTCTGCAAACTCGCTTGGTCACTCCACTACGAGTGCGACACAAATACTTTTATTTTCAACATTATGGTACGTAAAATATTCCATACCTTTACCCTACGATTTTCAGCGGGCCCGAACTCGACGGTCGCCTCCACAAAATAGGTCACTGCCTCACGAGATGAATTCTCAGCAACGTTCCTTGACTGAACCAGAGTGCTACGACTTTGCTACAATGCTCAGTAGGGCCAGGGCTCTCAAATCACATGTCTCAAATAGCCTTTTAGTCTCGCAATTAGTGCCTCCTGGCGCACGGGAAGACAAAACGAATGGAAAAGAAGTCTCCTCGAAGTCGTACTGTAGCTCTCGAGTAGGCCTACTTGAGGTCTCTGGTTGTGTGATCCTGTGTTGACATTTGTTGTGAAATTTGATTGAAAAGTTTTATCTGATCAAATCTGAGTCATTATCCTGCTGTAATAATATTGTCTAATAAACGACATTGCAACTTGCTCATCATATGGTTGTGATTCAGCAGACACAGAGCgatttacaaataaaaacaatacaatagttaaaaaaataacagtgaacagttttataatgttggtaagactacattaagttGTGTGGAaccttgtgtcagataaggtctaaTCTTACTAATGTTGTAAAAGACAAACCATGATTTTGCAGTTGGCTATTCAGAGAAGTTAAGATAAGTCTGTCATAtatctttaaatttaacttacatgaatattaagaaaagacATGAAATGTTAGTAAAATGATGGATGAATGGTGGATTCTAGCGCTCTGCTTTTCGTCAgcctgttgctaggcaacagtACACAAACCAGCTTGGGGAGATGCAGCTGAATTTCATAGATCATTGAAGCCGACGATTTTGAAGGGTGAGTTACTAGTCTATGTCAACAAATTAATAACTTCAATATAAGTTACAGTAGGCTGTACATGTAGGCTTCACATGCTGACCATGTGATGTCTGACCACAAGAATTAATTCGTAATTGTAGGCATTCATGCTGACCAACAAATGCACTCGATTAACGTTAAATTAGTGCTGTCAGGACAGTTGACAATCAGTTGACAATATTCATTAACCTGCTCTTTTCTTTGTCTTGTGTGTAATTGTTTTTATACATGTatattagtaggctattttgaCCTTGTTGACCAAAAAAGTGAGCAGTATTATCATGGACAGGTAGTGTGGCACTATCAGCATCCCAACTGATAAGGCAACAATGCCAAAGAAGGGAGGAAAGGGTAAGCAGGCCGCATTGACTGAGGAGGAGAGGCTGGCCTACATGCAACAGAAAGCTCAGGCGGAGGAAGAGATGGCCAAACGAAAGGAGGACATGCTCACTCTGTTTCTGAAGGTACATACTCGTATGTCACCGAAGTGACCATATTCTCTATTGGTAGGAAGATGGTCTGCATAGCTCTTGACTTGTTGTTTGACCATTTCTAGGAGAAGCtacagaaggaggagaagaacagCGCGGTGAACCTGCACAAGCTGACACAGCAGTGGCGAGCGGTGCTGAGACAGACCCGCGCCACGGAGCTGAGAAGGGACATCTCCATCCTCAGCCAAACCTTTGAGAGGGTGCTGGACCGCAAGGACAGTGTCATCAAGGTGCAGCACGCAGGGGATTCTGGAAGGGTCCTAGGTCCTAGTCCTTAGAAAGCACTTCAAACGAAAAGTATATTAGGAACTTACCAGTAATGTGAGAGAATAAGAAGAACCTCCTTCGTGTTCTAGATGGTGACCTTTATGTTagccaagtaggcctatctgaaGTTAAGGTCAGATGTGTGACAGTGGAATTGGGACAGTCATCACTGTAGCAATGTAATAAGAGTTTAATCATGTTGTGCTTTTCAAAACCCAACAAAATACAATAGTAAAGGAATTCAAAAGCTCTTCCTCCATGTCATTCCATGGCAACGATGTAGAAACAAAAATGacctatctctttctttctttctccctgtttctctatctttctccctgtctctctctctctctgtctctagagTCTGGTGTGTGATCTAAATGAGGCGGAGCAGCAGTCGGCACAGGCTCTGCGGGCGCACCTGAACTGCGCAGACCGGCTGCTGGAGCTGCAGAAGGGCCGGCTGGCCGTCCTGGAGCTCAAGTGGACTTCCAGCCTTGAGGAGCTCATGTCGGAGTACAACACAGTCAGGTGCACCAAGACAAGAAACTGCATACACCTTTGTCGTATTATGATGACTTTGGTGTGCTTGTCCTGACCcttttgcatgtgtatgtgtgtgtatgtgtgtgtgtgtgttcatgtgtgtgtgtgttcatgtgtgtctatgtgtgtgtgtgtgtgtctctgtgtgtgtgtgtgtgtgtgtgttcatgtgtgtgtgtgttcatgtgtgtctatgtgtgtgtgtgtgtatctctgtgtgtgtgtgtgtgtgttcatgtgtgtctatgtgtgtgtgtgtgtgtctctgtgtgtgtgtgtgtgtgtgcagggagcaTCTTGGGAGTCAGCACCAGCAGGACACAGCGTATCTGGCAGATGTGACCTTTGCCATGGAGCAGCATTACACTGAGCTGGAAAATGAAGCCAAACAGGACTACCAGAGTATGCgggatgacatcaaaaacagGGTAATactccttgacacacacacccaaattaAAATACACATCAAAAACAGCAAGGGTACATTCAACACTTACTCAcatgcgcactcacacacacacttagcctaACAGAGAGAAATACCTTATATTATACCTATaagttgtgtgtatgtaatttTGTGCatgcgtttgtttgtgtgtgtgtgtgtgtgtgtgtgtgtgtcctgcagaaCATTGAGGAGAAGAACGCTCTGCGGGTGCAGCTGGAGGGCACGGTGGAGGAACTGTGGAGCCAGTTCCAGCACGCGCTGCGGAGCTACAACGAGGCCACTGAGGACCGCCACATTGCCTTCGAGTCGCTCCGCACGCGAGACCACAAGTCTGCCCAGGAGATTGACATGCAGATGAGACGCCTGCAGAAGATGCAGGTGAGGGGAATGACCCATTCCAACattctacagtgtgtgtgtgtctgtggaaacTTTTGCCTGAGGAAGATCCTGGGGATCAAAACGTTATGTCAACTGTATGTCACTCCttacattgtgtttttttttaccatttttaaCACACATCTATTCAAACTTTAAACTTAACTTTTATCATGTCACATAAACTAGCTATACAAGAAATCTTTAAATTACAAAGGCATGTGCACTTGGAACATCCAGCCACAACAAACTCACAACAAACAAAATTCTGGGATGCAAAATTGCAGTGTCATTTTTGGTGAATATGTGCCCAGTCCTGAGTAGCCTGTTTCTGTAATGCACAAGATACTCCAGTTTGGAGTCAGATAAAAACAGTTGTTGGCGCTGGTGGTATGCCTGTGACTGGGTTCGGCTCTGACCGGTCTTCCTGTTTGCCTGGGTGCGCAGGACTCCATTTCGGCTCTGCGCGTGCGACTCGGCTCCAGCCAGCGGGATGGGGAGTCGGCGGCCCGTGGTCTGCGGGCGGCACGTGAGGAGGTTACCCATCAGGCCCGGCAGCTGAAGGCCCAGCTCAGTCAGGCTCACGCGGCAGAGAGGAGCCAACTGGCCAACCTGACCCTGCACAGCAACACAGCCGCCAAGAAACTACAGGCCATCATCGCTCAggtacatacagacacacacacacacgtcaattcagtcacacacacacacacaaacatacacacacacacacaaatgtcaattcagtcacacacacacaaacatacacacacacacacaaacgtcaattcagtcacacacacacacacacacaaacacgtcaattcactcacacacacacacacatcaattcactcacacacacacacacacacacacacacacacacacacccgtcaactcactcactcacacactcacacaatctttcaggtatatacacacacacacacgcacacttaacATCAGATTCCTAGTAAACAGCAGTGCAGTTGCTTAAAAAGAACAGATTGTTGTCATGACAGCTCAgtcatatacacagacattaGATATGCATGTGGGGTGGGGAAAAAAGTCATAAGTGAAATAAGTGACTATTGATAcatcctctgtgtctgtgtgggtgtactGCTAACAGGGGGAGAAGCTGTTGCGTCTGGCTGAGATGTGCCGTAAGCTGGAGACGGAGGAGGAGAAGGTTGTGCCTTTCTATGAGTCGACCCTGACTCCACAAGAACAAAGCCTAGAGAGGGCAAAGGCTGCAGAGCCACCATCTGAAGAGTTGGCCAAGgtaacacacatactcaaacacacacacacacacacacacacactcagtctgcCCTTCTGTGAGTCCATCCTGACTGCACAGGAAAACAGAAATGCacttacatacagacacaaactctGACTTCCCTTTAAACATACAAttaatctctttctctttccctctctcttacacacacacacacacacaaacacacacacacactcgtaccaTGGTACATACACCTCTTTGACTGTCCCTTCCTAGGCCATGCTGGACTTTGAGGACCTAGGTCGGTTCTGGCAGCGCTACAACAAGGTGGTTCTAGAGCGCGAGTGCCTGGAGCAGGAGCGGGCGGGCCTGACCCAGGAGAACCAGCAGCTGCGTCTGCTAATGCGCCAGTACCTGGAGGGCATCTCCGTCAGCGACGAGATCCTGCGCCACCAGAACCCGCTGCTCATGGTGTCGCGCCAGCCCCTCGGCGACGCTGCGCAGCGCCCCGGGAGCCACGTCAACCCGCCGCTCAAGCGCCACACCATCATCGAGGCGGCCCACGTGGTGCAGCACACGCTGTAGAGGCACGCGTGGAGACACggccgtgcacacacacacacacacacacacacatacatgtatatgcTGGTCAAAAGACACAAACATGCTGATATATACCTATAAAACATACTCATATGCATACTCTCATGCCTACTAAACACACaaaggctaaaacattttggaCATTTCTACACAGAATCATATGGATCACACTTGCATATGCATACAATCAAGTCCTTTGAACAAACCAgaaaatgtgttcacacattacTTCATGCTCAAGATTGCAGGATCTCAATAAAAGCTGTGTATTGTCATCCCCAGTCTAAATTAAATGTCATAGACtctaaaaaaaatcatatatcTGGAATAATGTAAAGAAAGAAGTTAACTtgctctgatttttttttctatgcacaacacatatataATTAAACCGTAAATGCCTATGTTCTGTATTTGGTCATGGTCATGGATATTACTACTCTGAATATGAATTAGTGCTGTGAAAATTCATCCGTACATAAAGAAAGTGTTCTTTTGCTGTGAAAGCTTGTAAAGTCAGAATGGAAAAATAAAACATTCCACCAGACTGAACATTGATTTTTTTTGGGAGGTCCCTTTTTTATTTAAATAGTTATTATTTTCAGTGTGGTGGTCATCCTGGTGTCGGTCATCTCATTTCTTCTTGCTCTTCTTGTCCTTGGCCTTCTTCTTGCTGCCCTTCTGGGCGTTGGCCTTGTTGTAGAGGTACAGGCCCACCAGGCCCAGTAGCGTGGGCACCAGGGCTAGGCACAGCATGGGGAAGACGTCGTTCACCAGCTTCTGCCATGGCGTCTGCTTGCTCAGggacaccacctccacctcgaACACCAGTGCCGCATCACCTGAAGGGACATACAGAAGGGCAACGTTGAGAAGAGAGACCACCTCCACTTTAAACACCTGGAAGGACAGGGCACAgtttaagagagtgtgtgtgtatgtttgtatgtgtgtgtgaccacctCCACCTTCAACACCAGTGTCGCAACATGTTGAATCGGCTGCAAACAAGCTGTCCATCGGTGTCGATAGTGATGTGCACCACACCGATTTGGGCTACAGACACTCATCGAATATCCTAATCACACGTTCAACCATCGCCTTGGTATTGCTtagctttagtgtgtgtgtgtgagagagagagagatgaaatgtgagagagagtgtgtaaaagAGCTATATTGTCCTGTCAGAAAAACATGTGTTATTTAGCAATAGAATGTGTGAGTAAGGCCAATGTTCTACTGACGCATCCATGAATACACTACAGCCGGGTTTCTCAACCTTTTCTGCTTTAAGGCCTTTTCTGCTTTAATCTCATCATAACTTGTGACAGGCCGAGGCTCTTAAAAAAAGACCCCCAATTTGGGCACGATTTTTTTCTGTAGaccattttcttttcttctgaAGTCGCCAGCTGGCTTACCGGCCAGAGTTGGGTGACATAGACAACCACAGATACCAAGTCACCATGTAATACCAAGTCTAAAAGCAACTCAGACAACATATAAAAATATGTTATTAGCATGTTATAAAGGTAACAGCTGAGTCTGACTGGGACAGGCCCTGATCTGACAAAAGGTTCAGGCCAAGGCAGGAATCCCTAGTGCCAAAACTATAGTATTCAAACCCATTGAAGTCCTCTACATTCAGGCCCTATACACACCACTAAGGtaatgtgaaagtgtgtgtctgtctgtgtgtgtgtgtgtgtgtgtgtgtgtgtgtggtctgctgATGTGCAGTGCACCATTCCACTGTCATCTCCTCCTGAAAGATGGGACTGCAAGTGTTGCTAGTTGCTATGGCTACCTGGTATGGTGGGTGGATATCCTCTCTTCCCATAGGCCATGTGTGGTGGTATGGTGGCCTTGATTTTTTGTCTGAAAgttggagacagacagacagatgtcatTAGGCAAACACAAATCCATTATTTTAGGGAGGTTTTCATGAAAAGTTCTACATAAAACCTGAAATTATTTATTGGATCAGTGAGTATCTGTACAATACATACCCTTCACAAACTCCCAGCAAGCTCTGTTCTAGACCTGTCAAAAAAGGAGAAAGGAACATCAGGGAAGAGGTTTCTCCTGTTGAAAATGACCTAGACTCAGGCCTGTACCATATCAGACCAGGATCTGTTCCAAGATCCATGAACAAACTAGGAGAAGGTTCTAAGACCTGTTTTATCAACGTTTCTTTAATCCCACAAGTGTGTGTAATCATTCTGGAAGCCTTTGTAGGCATTAAGTCCTTCAGTGTATACTTTCAGATTTAAATAGTGATAACTCGTCAAACCATCTAAACGACAAAGCTCCTCAAGTGGAAACGGTCAAATAAGACcctatgaaaaaaaattgggggggggggtgacccaAAATAGAGGTCATGTGATACTCCTTTTTGTGTATCCTACTTCGACCCTGTCCAAAAGTCAGCGGCAATGCAGACACAGCACAAGGGGAAGAGATAAGCAGTGTCACTGCCTGGCTACCTGAGGTCCCCTG
Above is a genomic segment from Alosa sapidissima isolate fAloSap1 chromosome 4, fAloSap1.pri, whole genome shotgun sequence containing:
- the ccdc65 gene encoding dynein regulatory complex subunit 2, whose amino-acid sequence is MPKKGGKGKQAALTEEERLAYMQQKAQAEEEMAKRKEDMLTLFLKEKLQKEEKNSAVNLHKLTQQWRAVLRQTRATELRRDISILSQTFERVLDRKDSVIKSLVCDLNEAEQQSAQALRAHLNCADRLLELQKGRLAVLELKWTSSLEELMSEYNTVREHLGSQHQQDTAYLADVTFAMEQHYTELENEAKQDYQSMRDDIKNRNIEEKNALRVQLEGTVEELWSQFQHALRSYNEATEDRHIAFESLRTRDHKSAQEIDMQMRRLQKMQDSISALRVRLGSSQRDGESAARGLRAAREEVTHQARQLKAQLSQAHAAERSQLANLTLHSNTAAKKLQAIIAQGEKLLRLAEMCRKLETEEEKVVPFYESTLTPQEQSLERAKAAEPPSEELAKAMLDFEDLGRFWQRYNKVVLERECLEQERAGLTQENQQLRLLMRQYLEGISVSDEILRHQNPLLMVSRQPLGDAAQRPGSHVNPPLKRHTIIEAAHVVQHTL
- the fkbp11 gene encoding peptidyl-prolyl cis-trans isomerase FKBP11, whose translation is MKVRTGVCLVLLAALIFVAAQEEEVFQNVVEELTVEIVEKPETCDITSEMGDTLQIHYTGRLMDGKVIDSSLSRDPLLVELGKRTVITGLEQSLLGVCEGQKIKATIPPHMAYGKRGYPPTIPGDAALVFEVEVVSLSKQTPWQKLVNDVFPMLCLALVPTLLGLVGLYLYNKANAQKGSKKKAKDKKSKKK